A DNA window from Bacillus sp. SM2101 contains the following coding sequences:
- the secA2 gene encoding accessory Sec system translocase SecA2, translated as MLTYIKKMLGDSQEKKIKKYYRSVEQINALEADFEALSDAELKQKTSYFKEQLNNGKTIYDIQAEAFATVREAAKRVLGQRHYDVQLIGGLVLTEGNIAEMATGEGKTLVASLPSYLRALEGNGVHVITVNEYLAKRDRDLIGKIHEFLGLSVGLNIPMMEPHQKVAAYKADITYGVGNEFGFDHLRDNMVFDISQRVQRPYHFAIIDEIDSVLIDEAKTPLIIAGKTGISSELSYLCARIVKTFVLDEDFIYDDETKTTNLTERGIEKIEKGFGIPNLYDLEHQTLYHYMIQSLRANVMFKRDVDYIVKEGKILLVDMFTGRPMEGRSLSNGLHQAIEAKEGLEITEENKTQASITIQNYFRLYPTLSGMTGTAKTEEKEFQELYGMDVRQIPTNKPIKRTDLSDKIFATIDDKYTAVAKEVNRIHKTGQPVLVGTTSILQSEQVAEYLTKEGLQFQLLNAKSIEQEIELISLAGQKNHITIATNMAGRGTDIMLGEGVLELGGLFVIGTEKHEARRVDNQLKGRSGRQGDPGCSQFYISLEDEMFTRFAKEELEKLQKAVKADDNGLINNKKADEFVERVQRICEGSNFSIREYHLKLDNIMNEQRNTIYDLRDNILKTNDAISLAIPMISSHVHHETESICKEEQLPEEWDLSTLEMKLNAVFGENAVSFSNDVADINDVKEVVNEALATFLDLLENQKESEKLQFVIQRALLSLTDHHWLQHIDTMERLKEGIGLRHYSQEDPMRQYQREGLELFTIMYEKIERDVSNQFGGLAPDILKH; from the coding sequence ATGTTAACCTATATTAAAAAAATGCTTGGAGATTCACAAGAAAAAAAAATCAAAAAATATTATCGGTCAGTAGAGCAAATAAATGCGCTAGAGGCTGATTTTGAGGCATTATCAGATGCTGAACTGAAACAAAAGACTTCCTATTTTAAAGAACAGCTTAACAATGGAAAAACGATATATGATATTCAAGCCGAAGCGTTTGCGACAGTTAGAGAGGCTGCTAAACGTGTGCTAGGACAACGTCATTATGATGTACAGCTCATAGGTGGACTTGTATTAACTGAAGGAAACATAGCTGAAATGGCAACAGGAGAAGGGAAAACGTTGGTTGCTTCGTTGCCAAGTTATTTGCGTGCGTTGGAAGGTAATGGTGTTCACGTCATTACAGTTAACGAATACTTAGCGAAGCGAGACCGCGATCTTATTGGGAAAATTCATGAGTTTTTAGGTCTTTCTGTCGGTTTAAATATCCCAATGATGGAGCCTCATCAAAAGGTAGCAGCTTACAAGGCTGATATTACTTATGGTGTTGGAAATGAGTTCGGATTCGATCACCTACGAGACAATATGGTTTTTGATATAAGCCAACGTGTGCAACGCCCATATCATTTTGCCATCATTGATGAAATAGATAGCGTATTAATCGACGAAGCGAAAACACCACTTATTATTGCGGGTAAAACTGGCATTAGCTCTGAACTAAGCTACTTATGTGCACGCATTGTAAAAACGTTCGTTCTTGATGAGGATTTTATATATGATGATGAAACAAAAACGACGAATTTAACCGAACGAGGGATTGAGAAAATAGAAAAAGGCTTTGGCATTCCAAACCTATACGACCTCGAGCACCAAACATTATATCACTATATGATTCAATCATTACGTGCAAATGTCATGTTTAAACGTGATGTTGATTACATTGTAAAAGAAGGCAAGATTTTGTTAGTTGATATGTTTACCGGTCGTCCAATGGAAGGGCGTAGCTTAAGTAACGGTCTTCATCAGGCTATTGAAGCGAAAGAAGGCTTAGAAATTACTGAAGAAAACAAAACACAGGCATCGATTACAATTCAAAATTACTTCAGATTATATCCTACATTATCTGGTATGACAGGTACTGCGAAAACCGAGGAGAAAGAATTTCAAGAATTGTATGGCATGGACGTTAGGCAAATTCCAACTAATAAGCCGATCAAACGAACTGATTTATCAGATAAAATCTTTGCAACGATTGACGATAAATATACCGCTGTCGCAAAAGAGGTAAATCGGATTCATAAGACGGGACAACCCGTGTTAGTAGGAACGACTTCGATTTTACAATCAGAACAGGTTGCTGAATATTTAACAAAGGAAGGTTTGCAATTTCAACTACTAAATGCCAAAAGCATTGAGCAAGAAATTGAGCTTATTTCATTAGCTGGGCAAAAAAATCACATTACTATCGCTACAAACATGGCTGGTCGTGGAACAGATATTATGCTCGGTGAAGGTGTTTTAGAGCTTGGTGGGTTATTTGTCATCGGTACTGAAAAGCATGAAGCTCGCCGAGTTGATAATCAGCTAAAGGGTCGATCTGGACGTCAAGGTGATCCAGGTTGTTCACAGTTCTATATCTCATTAGAGGATGAAATGTTCACCCGCTTTGCCAAAGAAGAGCTGGAGAAACTACAAAAAGCTGTTAAAGCTGATGACAATGGCTTGATTAACAATAAAAAAGCTGACGAATTTGTTGAACGTGTTCAACGTATTTGCGAAGGTAGTAATTTCTCTATCCGTGAATATCACTTGAAGCTTGATAACATTATGAACGAGCAACGAAATACAATCTATGATTTAAGAGATAACATATTAAAGACGAACGACGCCATATCACTTGCTATTCCAATGATCTCATCCCATGTGCATCATGAAACCGAAAGCATTTGCAAGGAAGAACAATTACCTGAAGAGTGGGATTTATCAACATTAGAAATGAAGCTAAATGCCGTGTTCGGTGAAAATGCTGTTTCATTCTCAAATGATGTTGCTGATATTAACGATGTCAAGGAAGTTGTTAATGAAGCTCTTGCTACATTCCTTGATTTGCTTGAGAATCAAAAAGAAAGTGAGAAGCTACAGTTTGTCATACAACGAGCATTACTATCTCTTACAGACCACCATTGGCTACAGCATATAGACACAATGGAACGTTTAAAAGAAGGAATAGGACTTCGACACTACAGCCAAGAGGACCCAATGCGCCAATACCAGCGTGAAGGACTTGAACTATTTACGATCATGTACGAAAAAATCGAACGCGACGTAAGCAATCAATTCGGGGGACTCGCCCCTGACATTTTAAAGCATTAA
- a CDS encoding accessory Sec system S-layer assembly protein yields the protein MLPFFKKKDKNIQKQGEDSTVSANEVLGTDEQPHSNVEVKTELSFHPSSTVGVEEKYYYQFLNNELSPLKENQVSLSGIELKNVEDGYVVSAFVRNSLNKSIHFNETALLLIGPDGERLARKVFNLKGLGNLPARSSRPWEFHFEEQHVIASELPSTGWRLAFEIKKPHALDLEESWEKSLADQDKKMLAKLVQETPAPKPGEVNFMSLQAKQAQDGSLHVTMLIRNGSPNHINLEKLPLIVEDATGEVIAKGGFTLNSLQVKANTSKPWTFIFPPSLLLKEQIDLQSWKAYPQQNEKANQK from the coding sequence ATGTTACCATTTTTCAAGAAAAAAGATAAAAATATACAAAAACAAGGAGAAGACAGTACAGTAAGTGCAAATGAAGTGCTCGGAACTGACGAACAACCTCATTCAAATGTCGAAGTGAAAACAGAGCTGAGCTTTCACCCATCATCAACTGTCGGTGTGGAAGAAAAATACTATTACCAGTTTTTAAATAATGAGTTGTCTCCATTAAAAGAGAACCAGGTTTCCTTATCAGGAATTGAACTAAAAAATGTAGAGGATGGTTATGTTGTTTCTGCATTTGTGCGCAACAGTCTAAACAAATCTATTCATTTTAATGAAACGGCACTTTTACTCATTGGCCCTGATGGCGAAAGGCTTGCTAGAAAAGTATTTAATTTAAAAGGGCTTGGCAACCTTCCTGCTAGAAGTAGTCGTCCTTGGGAGTTTCACTTTGAGGAGCAGCATGTTATTGCCTCTGAGCTACCAAGTACGGGCTGGAGACTAGCCTTTGAAATAAAAAAACCTCATGCACTTGACCTAGAGGAAAGCTGGGAAAAGAGCCTAGCAGACCAAGATAAGAAGATGCTTGCTAAGCTTGTTCAAGAAACACCAGCACCAAAGCCAGGAGAAGTTAACTTCATGTCTCTACAAGCTAAACAAGCACAGGACGGTAGCCTGCACGTAACGATGCTCATTCGAAACGGCAGTCCAAATCATATTAACCTAGAGAAGCTGCCGCTAATTGTCGAGGATGCTACAGGTGAAGTTATTGCTAAAGGTGGATTTACGTTAAATTCACTTCAAGTAAAAGCAAATACGAGCAAACCATGGACGTTTATTTTTCCACCATCTTTACTATTGAAAGAACAAATAGATTTACAATCTTGGAAGGCATACCCTCAACAAAACGAAAAAGCTAACCAAAAATAA
- a CDS encoding WecB/TagA/CpsF family glycosyltransferase produces MKETILGIDVCTHSYDELIDELLNNMKENKKSFLVAINPEKVMKAQNDATLRKLLNSATYQIPDGIGVVLASKMRRGKIKSRVTGIDTMLKLCEAAANNKKRVFLYGAKPGVADQAKARLEDKYPGIQIVGSLHGYEKDEQVVFDTINHAKPDIIFVALGSPSQENWIIKHMDKLHPTVYQGVGGSYDVISGNLKRAPESFQRLGLEWLYRLIKEPWRFKRQLILPKFLIKAMKR; encoded by the coding sequence ATGAAGGAAACAATATTAGGTATAGATGTATGCACACATTCGTATGATGAACTAATTGATGAATTATTAAATAATATGAAGGAAAATAAAAAATCATTTCTTGTGGCAATCAATCCTGAGAAGGTAATGAAAGCCCAAAATGATGCTACATTGCGCAAATTATTAAATAGTGCCACGTATCAGATTCCTGATGGTATAGGAGTCGTTCTCGCATCAAAAATGAGAAGAGGCAAAATAAAGAGTAGAGTGACAGGTATTGATACAATGCTTAAGCTTTGCGAGGCAGCCGCTAATAACAAAAAAAGAGTGTTTTTATATGGAGCAAAGCCTGGGGTCGCTGATCAGGCAAAGGCAAGGCTTGAGGATAAATATCCGGGAATACAAATTGTCGGTTCTTTACATGGATATGAGAAGGATGAGCAGGTGGTTTTTGATACAATTAATCATGCTAAGCCTGATATTATTTTTGTCGCCTTAGGTAGTCCTTCTCAAGAAAACTGGATCATAAAACATATGGATAAGCTGCATCCTACTGTGTATCAAGGTGTAGGTGGATCTTATGATGTTATTTCTGGAAATTTAAAGCGTGCGCCAGAGTCATTTCAAAGGCTTGGTTTAGAATGGCTATATCGGCTAATAAAGGAGCCGTGGCGTTTTAAAAGGCAATTAATCTTACCTAAATTTCTAATAAAAGCGATGAAAAGGTAA
- a CDS encoding nucleotide sugar dehydrogenase, producing MTKKLCIVGLGYIGLPTAVMFANHGMRVHGVDINATAVKMIQNKQLHIEEAGLQERLNIAVDSGNFTASTTPEEAEVFIIAVPSPINEDKTANLDYVRAATEAIVPYVRKGNLIILESTVPPRTVEDVMIPVLKEANLDIGTELFISHSPERVIPGKVFEELTNNDRIVGGINEESSRLTVELYRTFVKGKIHVTDATTAEMVKVIENTYRDVNIAFANELAKISEKLNVNAWEAIKLANFHPRVNIHLPGPGVGGHCIAVDPWFLAELEPDLAKMITLARQTNDGMPEHTARRVKEILDNQGINHGRVAVFGLAFKGNIDDMRESPSLDVIHHLRELGLDCSAYDPHIKENNLDIQTQSIEEAVDHADIIVILTDHNEFKVMDPELFANRLRTKIVFDTKNCIQAEKWKDHDFDVLRLGDSKN from the coding sequence ATGACTAAAAAGCTTTGTATAGTAGGCTTAGGATATATAGGATTACCGACCGCAGTAATGTTTGCTAATCATGGTATGCGTGTCCATGGAGTAGATATTAATGCAACAGCAGTGAAGATGATACAAAATAAGCAGTTACATATAGAGGAAGCAGGTCTACAAGAAAGATTAAATATCGCGGTAGATAGCGGGAATTTTACCGCTTCAACGACACCTGAAGAAGCTGAAGTATTTATTATAGCTGTGCCATCACCGATTAATGAAGACAAGACAGCCAATTTAGATTACGTACGAGCAGCAACAGAGGCAATTGTACCTTATGTGAGGAAGGGAAACCTCATCATTTTAGAATCAACAGTTCCACCACGTACAGTTGAAGATGTTATGATCCCTGTATTAAAAGAAGCTAATTTAGATATCGGTACAGAGTTATTTATTTCACATTCACCAGAACGAGTTATTCCAGGAAAAGTATTTGAAGAATTAACGAATAATGACCGGATCGTTGGTGGGATTAACGAAGAATCAAGTCGTTTAACAGTAGAGCTTTATAGGACTTTCGTAAAAGGAAAGATTCACGTGACAGATGCGACGACAGCTGAAATGGTCAAGGTAATTGAGAATACGTACCGTGATGTTAATATCGCTTTTGCGAATGAATTGGCCAAAATTAGTGAAAAATTAAATGTTAATGCTTGGGAAGCAATTAAACTAGCGAATTTCCACCCTCGTGTGAATATCCATTTGCCTGGGCCAGGTGTAGGCGGACATTGTATTGCAGTAGATCCTTGGTTTTTAGCTGAATTAGAGCCGGACCTCGCAAAAATGATTACACTTGCTCGTCAAACAAATGATGGTATGCCAGAGCATACTGCAAGAAGGGTAAAAGAAATCCTAGACAATCAAGGGATTAATCATGGACGTGTCGCGGTGTTTGGTCTTGCCTTCAAAGGCAACATAGATGATATGCGTGAAAGTCCATCGCTTGATGTCATTCATCATTTACGCGAGCTAGGGCTTGATTGTTCAGCTTATGATCCGCATATTAAGGAAAATAATTTGGATATCCAAACTCAAAGCATTGAAGAAGCAGTTGATCATGCAGATATCATTGTCATATTGACAGATCATAATGAATTTAAGGTCATGGATCCAGAATTATTCGCTAATCGATTACGGACGAAAATCGTGTTTGATACGAAAAACTGTATTCAAGCAGAGAAATGGAAGGATCATGATTTTGACGTCCTTCGTTTAGGCGACTCGAAAAACTAA
- a CDS encoding Ig-like domain-containing protein, giving the protein MFKKYMIFIISILLVLPFITNSASAVTYPNLVESKPEDNDQHVPLGTDIYFEFNEDILEYDINKIKLLRKLSNNNYKEEKIKQVKVSDEVLTVIPENKLLFNKDYKLEIESYSIELSNGLYSRKITHDFKTNYMTFYEVMAVESGEISKLFANYSPRQLIVTAPERYVDKIAVNHKKQGAFKDQVTTDVTDTLTSIDIFVNSKDVEKVKVEIYEENTRVATKYAKRYEYSSNRQEYNIGFGNLPVNFDVKVTVLDKNLEIKDKKFVKVVSEDQLITNVIENYKYKTAGESNSLAELMADPKLFNTYLNEHNMNDIRVQVDK; this is encoded by the coding sequence ATGTTTAAAAAGTATATGATTTTTATTATCTCAATATTATTAGTTTTACCATTTATTACGAATTCAGCTTCAGCGGTTACATACCCAAATTTAGTTGAATCTAAGCCAGAGGATAATGACCAACATGTTCCATTAGGCACTGATATTTATTTTGAATTCAACGAAGATATATTAGAATACGATATAAATAAAATTAAATTACTTAGAAAGCTCTCAAACAATAATTATAAAGAGGAAAAGATTAAGCAAGTTAAGGTCTCTGATGAAGTATTAACAGTCATTCCTGAAAATAAGCTACTTTTTAATAAAGATTATAAGCTTGAGATTGAATCATACTCTATTGAATTATCGAATGGCTTATATTCTCGCAAAATCACACACGACTTTAAAACGAATTATATGACTTTTTATGAAGTTATGGCTGTTGAAAGCGGAGAAATTTCGAAGCTTTTTGCAAACTATTCACCACGTCAATTAATAGTCACAGCTCCCGAGAGGTATGTTGATAAAATTGCTGTAAACCATAAAAAACAAGGTGCTTTTAAAGATCAAGTTACTACTGATGTAACTGATACTTTAACGAGTATCGATATTTTCGTAAATAGTAAAGATGTTGAAAAAGTAAAAGTTGAAATCTACGAAGAGAATACGAGGGTTGCGACAAAGTACGCCAAAAGATATGAATATAGTAGTAATAGACAAGAATATAATATTGGTTTCGGTAATCTACCTGTAAATTTTGATGTAAAAGTGACTGTTCTTGATAAAAATCTTGAGATTAAAGATAAGAAATTTGTCAAAGTAGTTTCTGAAGATCAACTTATTACAAATGTAATAGAAAATTATAAATATAAAACAGCTGGCGAAAGTAACTCGTTAGCTGAGCTCATGGCAGATCCTAAGCTATTTAATACTTATTTGAATGAACATAATATGAATGATATAAGGGTACAGGTTGATAAATAA
- a CDS encoding Ig-like domain-containing protein → MNNKIVVFFVTLFVILALAISFPNDPLQASDPELWEESNINDPLKRWEISFNEQVRTKSVAYDRVYIIDNQNKRLKTDLQVSSNGKTIMITPLEQYKTDTKYWLYIDKSVRSVNMDPLKKSVIMPFSLSDQVATGGSPIAVKNDVQDTSTADSQEQAKMTIQVEKYDMFADVTVTTSSNVQSVLMDNITMQYVGNNTFNLGIVDIMPGDKLNFKALDQNGKVLENIKHEVR, encoded by the coding sequence ATGAATAATAAAATTGTCGTTTTTTTCGTTACGTTGTTCGTCATCTTAGCATTAGCTATTTCTTTTCCAAATGATCCGCTCCAAGCTTCTGACCCAGAGTTATGGGAAGAAAGCAATATAAATGACCCTCTCAAGCGGTGGGAGATATCATTTAATGAACAGGTAAGAACTAAAAGTGTTGCGTATGATAGAGTATATATTATTGATAACCAAAATAAGCGTTTGAAAACTGATTTACAAGTTAGCTCAAATGGAAAAACAATTATGATTACTCCACTTGAGCAATACAAAACCGATACAAAATATTGGTTATACATTGATAAGTCTGTTCGATCAGTCAATATGGATCCACTCAAGAAAAGCGTAATCATGCCATTTTCTTTATCAGATCAAGTTGCTACGGGCGGCTCGCCTATAGCAGTTAAAAATGATGTGCAAGATACAAGTACAGCTGATAGTCAGGAACAAGCAAAAATGACTATTCAAGTTGAAAAATATGATATGTTTGCAGATGTAACAGTGACAACAAGCTCAAATGTACAATCAGTACTTATGGATAACATAACGATGCAATACGTTGGTAATAATACATTTAATCTTGGAATAGTAGATATTATGCCAGGAGATAAGCTGAATTTTAAAGCGCTCGACCAAAATGGCAAGGTGCTTGAAAACATAAAACATGAAGTGAGATAA
- a CDS encoding SWIM zinc finger family protein, protein MLQDVLSKEQVVNCAEKIKELLAPDNEKDRILANKGLLLYRQGNVYNVNVEEDVVRARVQDVTPFDVSLDLDFIQFSECTCTAEHFCRHQLAVFFSVYAAVDRVGNFLEEWKRSRTKIVENIALSTLGTKKVIAKYEEKSIASWMDFFEKEYTSFLQQRSHDDNYFFASLYHRYYANLKGEAPTQLELKRLFTMHAGLTTMAKMNEHLTDISMSSYGMDNYVTPYIHHLVDDIIEQAELLGNVTLPFIFDSLLQESIERLHTLFIPINQFKYDRMTVYRVIWSKLLQKKQWVDLERAWLQTRLDERENEDKKADLYVIALAHMAFLDKNDEDAISLYSQLDDPTALPYSFTWLIQLADKKAWARMDPWVYDMLTKLDEYISSSHSYDQSRTMTRKILHLLADYSSESNKDDVYVEAMEKLLPYSYYEFDDYLYTHEQYKKWVDLQILVGFAVDEHDRYTLKEIEEKDREVLLPYYHYSIMKMVKLKNRQSYKQAIKFLKKLRAHYRKLKRENDWNIYINKLATSHKRLRAFQEELRKGKLLHE, encoded by the coding sequence ATGCTTCAAGATGTGCTTTCTAAGGAGCAAGTTGTCAATTGCGCAGAAAAAATTAAAGAATTACTTGCCCCGGACAACGAGAAGGACAGAATATTAGCGAATAAAGGTCTTCTTCTTTATCGCCAAGGAAACGTATATAACGTCAACGTTGAAGAAGACGTAGTCAGAGCGCGAGTGCAAGATGTCACACCATTTGATGTCAGCCTTGATTTGGATTTTATTCAATTCAGTGAATGCACTTGTACAGCAGAACATTTTTGTAGACACCAGCTTGCTGTCTTTTTTTCGGTTTATGCTGCAGTCGATCGCGTAGGTAACTTCTTAGAGGAATGGAAGAGAAGTAGAACAAAGATTGTCGAAAATATAGCTTTAAGTACGCTAGGTACCAAGAAGGTCATTGCGAAATATGAAGAAAAATCTATCGCTAGTTGGATGGATTTTTTTGAAAAAGAATATACTTCTTTTTTACAGCAGCGTTCACATGACGACAATTATTTTTTTGCTAGCCTTTATCATCGCTATTACGCTAACTTAAAAGGCGAAGCACCGACTCAACTAGAATTAAAGCGCTTATTTACCATGCATGCCGGCTTAACAACCATGGCAAAGATGAACGAACATTTAACTGACATAAGCATGTCAAGTTATGGCATGGATAACTATGTTACTCCATATATACACCACCTCGTAGATGACATCATAGAACAAGCTGAACTACTTGGTAACGTTACTTTACCATTTATTTTTGATTCTTTATTACAAGAGAGTATTGAAAGGCTTCATACGCTCTTTATTCCAATAAATCAATTTAAGTATGATCGAATGACTGTTTATCGCGTCATTTGGTCTAAGCTATTACAAAAAAAACAATGGGTTGACTTAGAAAGAGCATGGCTACAAACACGACTAGACGAGCGAGAAAATGAGGATAAGAAAGCTGATTTATATGTGATAGCCCTTGCACATATGGCATTTTTAGATAAAAACGATGAGGATGCAATTAGCTTATATTCACAGCTTGATGACCCTACTGCCTTACCGTACAGCTTTACATGGCTCATACAGTTAGCCGACAAAAAAGCATGGGCAAGAATGGATCCCTGGGTTTACGATATGTTAACGAAGCTAGATGAGTATATATCGTCTTCCCACTCCTATGACCAAAGTCGAACGATGACAAGAAAAATATTACATTTACTTGCTGACTACAGTTCAGAGTCTAATAAAGACGATGTATATGTCGAAGCGATGGAAAAGCTGTTACCTTATAGCTATTATGAATTTGATGATTATTTGTATACACATGAACAATATAAAAAATGGGTTGATCTACAAATTTTAGTAGGTTTCGCTGTTGATGAGCATGACAGATATACGTTAAAGGAAATTGAGGAAAAGGATCGCGAAGTGCTACTCCCCTACTATCACTATTCCATCATGAAAATGGTGAAGCTAAAAAATCGTCAAAGCTATAAGCAAGCTATTAAATTTTTAAAAAAGCTGCGCGCACATTATCGTAAGCTAAAGCGAGAAAATGATTGGAATATATATATAAACAAGCTCGCCACGTCCCATAAAAGACTGCGTGCCTTTCAGGAAGAGTTAAGGAAAGGAAAGTTGCTTCATGAATAG